In Drosophila teissieri strain GT53w chromosome 2R, Prin_Dtei_1.1, whole genome shotgun sequence, the following proteins share a genomic window:
- the LOC122613508 gene encoding uncharacterized protein LOC122613508: protein MATVGQLTRIADVEDLRDLQNLYLKDWPSHCVAFFWLDNYLRWLHQKPTLKHLEFYTLDNDFRSDGLFILVHRYQLFFSNLSRQRSGLEAALRHLDWSGGFKVSAIHESHHKIYKQLALDLGLHMDREMNTIMYMLTREEAVRLQVQCPEGYYLGQVRLEHADLINDLWSARHPGSLELIQMLIAHNTNVGLYEKESGSLCAWCLRLQSGFLGALEVLPAHQRRGLGLVVAAAISKAIAADLQQDITALVNMNNRAACRVFEKLDFRLVQGEHYYWSMIRPAEGGQISWPCGE from the exons ATGGCAACTGTGGGTCAGCTGACGAGAATCGCGGATGTGGAGGATCTCAGGGATCTGCAGAATCTGTATCTGAAGGATTGGCCCAGCCACTGCGTCGCCTTCTTCTGGCTGGACAACTACTTGCGATGGCTCCATCAGAAGCCGACCCTGAAGCACCTCGAGTTCTACACCTTGGATAATGACTTCCGCAGCGATGGACTGTTCATACTGGTC CACCGCTATCAGCTGTTCTTCAGTAACTTGAGCAGACAAAGGTCGGGCTTGGAAGCTGCGCTGAGACACTTGGACTGGTCGGGAGGTTTCAAAGTCAGTGCTATCCACGAAAGCCACCACAAGATCTACAAGCAGCTGGCACTGGACCTCGGGCTCCACATGGATCGGGAAATGAACACCATAATGTATATGCTGACCCGTGAGGAGGCAGTGAGATTGCAGGTCCAGTGCCCGGAGGGCTATTATCTGGGCCAAGTGCGGCTGGAACACGCAGATCTGATCAACGATCTCTGGTCAGCTCGTCATCCTGGCTCCCTGGAGCTCATTCAGATGCTTATAGCACACAATACCAACGTGGGATTGTATGAGAAGGAGTCGGGCTCATTGTGTGCTTGGTGCTTGAG GCTGCAAAGTGGATTCCTCGGAGCTTTAGAAGTGCTCCCAGCTCACCAGCGTCGTGGCCTGGGACTAGTAGTGGCCGCCGCCATTTCCAAAGCCATTGCAGCCGATCTTCAGCAGGACATCACGGCCCTGGTCAACATGAACAACAGAGCTGCGTGTCGAGTGTTCGAGAAACTCGACTTCAGGTTGGTCCAGGGCGAGCACTACTACTGGAGCATGATCAGGCCAGCAGAAGGAGGCCAGATTTCGTGGCCCTGCGGGGAGTAG
- the LOC122614408 gene encoding protein crossbronx-like, producing MLTLSLPTIIFQQDVIYPHVCPCEVPGSHFLRSLRGIEVEVDKLKNSEAAELLVTNQEEEYVAGKEHIFDTPPTEDPHYIVFVQLQLFKR from the exons ATGCTAACTCTAAGTCTTCCG ACCATAATATTCCAGCAGGATGTGATTTATCCCCATGTGTGCCCGTGTGAAGTACCTGGAAGTCATTTTCTCCGATCCCTTCGAGGCATTGAAGTAGAAGTAGATAAACTGAAGAACAGCGAGGCTGCGGAGCTGCTGGTGACCAACCAGGAGGAGGAGTATGTTGCCGGCAAGGAGCACATATTCGACACCCCGCCCACCGAAGATCCGCACTACATAGTATtcgtgcagctgcagctgttcAAGAGATAA